In a genomic window of bacterium:
- a CDS encoding glycosyltransferase, with protein sequence MVVPAAIWLVGVLLWSARRPSGGKQLPAISIIVAARNEEELIRSCLESLLGQNYPDRLIEILLVDDHSTDRTPQIAEELRTAHPGRLRVLSAPPSPPGFGSKKWALQYAIRQARGEILLFTDADCVVRPEWAATMMTHFGPGVGAVTGAIFPPLRQGLGERLFRLERLMVSLTTASAIGWGHPASAAGGNFAYRREVFEKLGGLAHPELASGDDDLMAQTIARRGWRVDFAKGADSVVTDLRPPDVRRAIAAAARHQSTLRYYPLRWRALFALSIVSGAAVLGCIVAAFLQVSLVFPLIAGLLLRAGLDLAGVNRFCHSLRQTVSPADFALAEVLLPFYLVARPLFLLSPRFAWKGRVHSSAVPLPGETRT encoded by the coding sequence GTGGTCGTTCCTGCCGCCATTTGGCTGGTAGGAGTCCTACTCTGGTCGGCCCGGAGGCCGAGCGGTGGCAAACAGCTCCCGGCAATCTCCATTATCGTGGCGGCTCGCAATGAGGAGGAGCTGATTCGATCCTGTCTCGAGTCCCTGCTTGGCCAGAACTATCCTGACCGGCTTATCGAAATCCTCCTTGTGGATGACCATTCCACCGACCGGACGCCGCAGATCGCAGAAGAACTTCGCACAGCCCACCCCGGGCGGCTGCGGGTACTCTCGGCACCACCTTCTCCGCCCGGCTTCGGTTCCAAGAAATGGGCGCTTCAGTATGCGATCCGACAGGCGCGGGGTGAGATTCTTCTATTCACCGATGCCGATTGTGTAGTTCGTCCCGAATGGGCGGCCACAATGATGACACACTTCGGACCGGGTGTCGGAGCCGTTACCGGAGCCATATTTCCGCCCCTCCGACAGGGTTTGGGAGAACGGCTTTTTCGTCTTGAGCGTCTGATGGTCAGCCTGACGACGGCATCGGCAATCGGATGGGGTCATCCAGCCTCGGCAGCGGGCGGGAATTTCGCCTATCGCCGGGAGGTGTTCGAGAAGCTGGGCGGCTTGGCGCATCCTGAATTGGCTTCGGGCGATGACGATCTGATGGCACAGACGATCGCCAGACGAGGCTGGAGGGTGGACTTCGCTAAGGGAGCCGACTCCGTGGTCACGGATCTTCGCCCACCCGATGTGCGGCGAGCCATTGCGGCGGCCGCCCGTCATCAAAGCACGCTTCGCTACTATCCGCTCCGATGGCGAGCACTCTTCGCACTGTCTATTGTGTCGGGAGCGGCGGTCCTTGGCTGTATTGTTGCCGCTTTCCTTCAGGTTTCACTTGTCTTCCCGCTGATCGCGGGTCTCCTTCTGCGTGCAGGATTGGATCTTGCAGGCGTGAACCGTTTCTGTCATTCCCTGCGGCAAACCGTTTCGCCGGCTGACTTTGCGTTGGCTGAGGTGCTGCTGCCGTTCTATCTGGTGGCGCGTCCTTTGTTTCTACTTTCTCCCAGGTTCGCATGGAAAGGCCGCGTACATTCCTCCGCTGTTCCGTTGCCCGGTGAAACGAGGACATGA
- a CDS encoding glycosyltransferase, producing the protein MTIGFPAIFVVVLAVASLVYAAVLSGFARGLRRLRRNVVIEPAEWPSVSVILPARNEAAVLERTLASLFQQDYPGDWEIVVVDDRSSDDTPRILEEIARSNGRLLAFRVTDPHPKSPKKNALALGIRESHGSIIVTTDADCTYSSGWLRSMISHMDPKVGVVAGLTMFELPTPRVPFWQKTQWLDFIVQQFMAAGAVGYGVPSSCNGSNLAYRRQVYDEIAGFGTASNQVSGDDVLFAQRVAKLTKWKTVFATTTDSVVRSLSVLTVRELIHQRLRWASKGLAYRRSMSVFLFGLYAFYFSWLAAPIIAILYPATIPGLALTALWKLAWEFGMVRLGCRLFRQTQLLPYFLPYVILHVTTSPLFGIGGLIFAYRWKGEWYRTARLPRPLRYRLVRARRASRRRRAMETTV; encoded by the coding sequence GTGACGATCGGATTCCCTGCGATATTCGTCGTCGTTCTGGCGGTGGCAAGTCTTGTCTATGCGGCGGTTCTATCGGGATTCGCGCGCGGGTTGCGACGTCTCCGCCGAAACGTGGTTATTGAGCCAGCAGAGTGGCCGTCGGTGAGTGTAATTCTACCGGCCAGAAATGAAGCCGCGGTTCTCGAACGTACGCTCGCTTCCCTTTTCCAACAGGACTATCCGGGGGACTGGGAAATCGTAGTCGTGGACGACCGCAGCAGCGACGATACACCACGGATTCTTGAGGAGATCGCTCGGTCGAACGGGCGTCTTCTCGCGTTCCGCGTTACCGATCCTCATCCGAAATCCCCGAAGAAGAACGCGCTGGCCTTGGGGATTCGGGAGTCTCACGGTTCGATCATCGTTACCACGGACGCCGACTGTACCTACTCTTCGGGTTGGCTTCGTTCGATGATTTCCCATATGGATCCCAAAGTCGGAGTCGTGGCCGGGCTTACCATGTTCGAACTGCCGACTCCGCGGGTTCCGTTCTGGCAGAAGACGCAATGGCTGGATTTTATCGTGCAGCAGTTCATGGCGGCGGGAGCCGTTGGCTATGGAGTTCCGTCGAGCTGCAACGGATCGAATCTGGCCTATCGGCGACAGGTTTACGATGAAATCGCCGGTTTCGGCACTGCCTCGAACCAGGTATCGGGAGATGACGTGCTGTTCGCGCAACGCGTCGCGAAACTGACGAAATGGAAGACGGTATTCGCCACCACTACCGATAGCGTCGTCCGGTCGCTGTCGGTGCTCACGGTCCGGGAGCTGATCCACCAACGACTGCGATGGGCATCGAAAGGCCTGGCCTACCGCCGCAGCATGTCGGTCTTTCTCTTCGGATTATACGCCTTCTATTTCTCTTGGCTGGCGGCTCCGATCATTGCGATTCTCTATCCCGCCACCATCCCCGGGCTGGCACTGACGGCTTTGTGGAAGCTGGCCTGGGAATTCGGTATGGTTCGGTTGGGCTGTCGTCTATTCCGTCAAACTCAACTTCTTCCCTATTTTCTGCCCTACGTCATCCTCCACGTGACGACCAGTCCGCTGTTCGGAATCGGCGGATTGATTTTCGCCTACCGCTGGAAGGGCGAATGGTACCGAACGGCCCGCTTGCCGCGACCTCTCCGCTATCGTCTGGTGCGGGCGCGGCGCGCGTCCCGCCGGCGGCGCGCGATGGAGACAACCGTCTGA
- a CDS encoding flippase-like domain-containing protein, translated as MTLGILSKRKPRVSPSEVAAQVAPPQVSATPRSPLKIAVRIVLTAGLLALLFWQVRWRDVWTVVMSLNGGVVFWAFLLWIPTQCFQFAKWNLLAREAGDGVSRADIHRGYWVGFTLGLITPGRIGQFGRALALHNCSLSRAVGLTVIERGYAALTINSFGLLALVILPFLGWLPPFALPGPLVQGICIAGGMLLLTLGVFPRTMYAPLSRIARILPLREKVEKALAVLKATTPGRGITLMVLSTVALASSLLQFVFLIRASGTEIPLWGGMLAGVLTFFIKGALPISLGSLGVGEWTAVYCFQGLGAEPSVAVAASLLLFTINVFIPSLIGLPFIHSLRVPEWPKAGVAAT; from the coding sequence ATGACACTCGGGATTCTATCGAAGCGCAAGCCTCGCGTATCGCCGAGCGAAGTGGCAGCTCAGGTTGCTCCTCCGCAGGTCAGTGCGACTCCTCGGAGTCCGCTGAAAATCGCCGTTCGAATCGTTCTGACGGCGGGACTTCTGGCTCTCCTGTTCTGGCAGGTTCGCTGGCGAGACGTATGGACGGTGGTGATGTCGCTGAATGGTGGAGTGGTTTTCTGGGCATTCCTTCTCTGGATTCCGACTCAGTGTTTCCAATTCGCCAAATGGAATTTGTTGGCTCGCGAGGCCGGAGACGGCGTCAGCCGCGCGGACATCCATCGCGGTTATTGGGTAGGTTTCACTTTGGGACTCATCACTCCGGGGCGGATCGGCCAGTTCGGACGCGCACTGGCGCTGCACAACTGCTCGCTCTCACGGGCGGTGGGACTCACCGTGATTGAGCGAGGCTATGCCGCATTGACCATCAACAGCTTTGGCCTACTGGCTCTGGTGATTCTCCCGTTCTTGGGCTGGCTGCCGCCGTTCGCTCTGCCGGGTCCGCTGGTGCAGGGGATTTGTATCGCCGGCGGAATGCTGCTGCTCACGTTGGGCGTATTTCCGAGAACAATGTATGCGCCGCTCAGCCGGATTGCACGGATTCTTCCTCTACGCGAGAAAGTCGAGAAAGCGCTGGCGGTTCTGAAAGCCACCACTCCCGGCAGAGGAATCACGCTTATGGTTCTGAGTACGGTCGCGCTCGCGTCTTCACTATTGCAATTCGTTTTTCTCATCCGAGCATCCGGCACGGAAATCCCCCTCTGGGGAGGGATGCTGGCCGGAGTTCTTACGTTCTTCATCAAGGGAGCGCTGCCGATCTCACTGGGAAGCCTGGGCGTAGGCGAGTGGACGGCGGTGTACTGTTTTCAAGGATTGGGAGCGGAGCCTTCCGTGGCCGTGGCCGCATCACTGTTGCTCTTCACCATCAACGTCTTCATTCCGAGCCTGATCGGCTTGCCGTTTATCCATTCGCTTCGCGTTCCCGAGTGGCCCAAAGCGGGAGTAGCTGCAACGTGA